One Chloroflexota bacterium genomic window carries:
- a CDS encoding glycosyltransferase family 39 protein — translation MRIAAGLYLLALAVRAIAIAHFPDPAYPDSFYYVDVARQLAAGHGLNVDVIWAFVDVGGRLPANPQLPIPSNAHWMPLASFVQWPFIAIFGQAAAWAADAPFAIVGALAAPLTWAIAREAGARPSVQVGAGILAAIPGLLTPFMAQPDNFGLYETLVAGALLLTARALKGDARAFALAGLLVGLATLARNDGVLVAGTLGLAVVWDRWRSWRSGGDRPPVIPMWAIVASAAGFLVVMGPWYARQLALFGSLSPSTSSGRILFIRSMSDMNSIISDVSIGAFLGQGIGPLVVSRVLGFVAAVGIFAVLVCGVVLVPFLLVGGWARRRSVDFGPFFVYAAILFAFSAIVSAIHVPGGTFIHSAVALAPHSYVLALEGIAVLVGWVARRRRAWDPVRASRVFVGGAIVLTAGLAVVFTPVVHAAWTVARDPRLAAGAWLDAHGAPSTDRIMSIDASGFRYLTGHPGVVTVDDPLSTVETVARAYDIRWLALERQSIVRAMVPIIEGGPRPSWIGPPVLTIPATAEEIAAGDAAPTLALYPICTMTADTRCGGGAAP, via the coding sequence ATGCGTATCGCCGCGGGTCTCTACCTGCTAGCCCTCGCCGTCCGCGCGATCGCCATCGCCCACTTCCCCGATCCGGCCTATCCCGATTCCTTCTATTACGTGGACGTGGCGCGCCAGCTTGCGGCGGGCCACGGGCTCAACGTCGATGTCATCTGGGCCTTCGTCGACGTGGGCGGCCGGCTCCCCGCGAACCCCCAGCTGCCGATCCCGAGCAACGCCCACTGGATGCCGCTCGCGTCCTTCGTCCAATGGCCATTCATCGCGATCTTCGGTCAGGCCGCAGCGTGGGCGGCGGACGCTCCGTTCGCGATCGTCGGCGCGCTCGCCGCCCCGCTCACCTGGGCGATCGCCCGCGAGGCGGGCGCCCGACCCTCTGTCCAGGTGGGCGCCGGGATCCTTGCCGCGATCCCGGGCCTCCTCACCCCGTTCATGGCCCAGCCGGACAACTTCGGCCTGTACGAGACGCTCGTCGCCGGAGCGCTCCTCCTCACGGCCCGGGCGCTCAAGGGCGACGCGCGCGCGTTCGCCCTCGCCGGCCTCCTCGTGGGCCTCGCGACGCTCGCCCGAAACGACGGGGTCCTCGTCGCGGGGACGCTCGGCCTGGCCGTGGTCTGGGATCGATGGCGTTCCTGGCGGTCCGGCGGCGATCGGCCCCCGGTCATCCCGATGTGGGCGATCGTCGCCTCGGCGGCCGGCTTCCTCGTGGTCATGGGTCCGTGGTACGCCCGCCAGCTCGCCCTCTTCGGGAGCCTCTCTCCGTCCACCTCGTCCGGCCGGATCCTCTTCATCCGCTCGATGTCCGATATGAACAGCATCATCTCCGACGTCTCGATCGGCGCATTCCTCGGTCAGGGCATCGGCCCGCTCGTCGTGAGCCGCGTGCTCGGCTTTGTGGCGGCCGTCGGGATCTTCGCCGTGCTGGTCTGCGGCGTCGTCCTCGTCCCGTTCCTCCTCGTCGGGGGCTGGGCGCGGCGGCGCTCGGTGGACTTCGGTCCGTTCTTCGTCTACGCCGCGATCCTCTTCGCGTTCTCCGCGATCGTGTCGGCGATCCACGTCCCGGGCGGCACGTTCATCCACTCGGCGGTCGCGCTCGCCCCGCACAGCTACGTCCTCGCCCTCGAGGGGATCGCCGTCCTCGTGGGCTGGGTCGCACGGCGACGTCGCGCCTGGGACCCGGTGCGAGCGTCGCGGGTCTTCGTGGGCGGGGCGATCGTCCTCACGGCCGGTCTCGCCGTGGTCTTCACGCCAGTCGTCCACGCGGCCTGGACGGTGGCCCGCGATCCGCGCCTCGCCGCCGGCGCGTGGCTCGACGCGCATGGGGCACCCTCCACGGACCGCATCATGTCCATCGACGCGAGCGGCTTCCGATATCTCACCGGCCATCCGGGCGTCGTGACCGTGGATGACCCACTGTCGACCGTCGAGACCGTCGCCCGCGCGTACGACATCCGCTGGCTCGCCCTCGAGCGCCAGTCCATCGTGCGGGCCATGGTCCCGATCATCGAGGGCGGACCGCGCCCGTCGTGGATCGGCCCCCCGGTGCTGACGATCCCGGCGACGGCCGAGGAGATCGCCGCTGGCGACGCGGCACCCACACTCGCCCTCTACC
- a CDS encoding DUF2029 domain-containing protein, with translation MSISLVRPFRDPRFRRLVWVAVGITGWAGLVGLGVGLFAEQPPKAGFDLALVLDAGRRVAAGTSPYLAGAVSGGTSAEDLFFSYPPPIAQFASLVVGLTTPFVLLLSGLGASLGLGIVARGLAHAHGDRSGLDVVLPVLALAPFVYPFAIALLFGNVDAWFPFVYGAVLVATIDESGRWRTGAGIVLGLATLAKLYPGALFGWLAIRGLHTWIGGRYATRRAFPTEWITLIAAVATIALAVGGSLLVGGSGPWTDYVGVLRAGASAQLAVALNIGPASQLALLAGDPSLAARLAPVIGGGAVLVISFGAWFVPRTTLSLAIATAASLVLLPITWFHYPVAIVPFAAAAWVAARGTPSARPIGLVLIAALVGAGGTILAPVALWIAVALVLAGVALAPTSSVRRRLAS, from the coding sequence GTGTCCATCTCGCTGGTTCGGCCGTTCCGCGATCCGCGGTTCAGGCGGCTCGTCTGGGTCGCCGTGGGGATCACCGGCTGGGCCGGCCTCGTCGGGCTGGGCGTCGGACTCTTCGCCGAGCAGCCACCGAAGGCGGGGTTCGATCTCGCGCTCGTCCTCGACGCCGGGCGGCGTGTGGCCGCCGGCACGAGCCCGTATCTCGCCGGCGCGGTCAGCGGCGGGACGTCCGCCGAGGATCTCTTCTTCTCGTACCCGCCACCCATCGCTCAGTTCGCGTCGCTCGTCGTGGGGCTCACGACGCCGTTCGTCCTCCTGCTGTCGGGGCTCGGTGCGTCGCTCGGCCTCGGGATCGTGGCGCGCGGGCTCGCGCACGCGCACGGGGATCGATCGGGGCTCGACGTCGTCCTCCCCGTCCTCGCCCTTGCGCCCTTCGTCTATCCGTTCGCCATCGCACTCCTGTTCGGCAACGTGGACGCGTGGTTCCCGTTCGTCTACGGTGCCGTGCTCGTGGCGACGATCGACGAGTCCGGCCGCTGGCGGACCGGCGCGGGCATCGTCCTCGGGCTGGCAACGCTCGCCAAGCTCTACCCGGGTGCGCTCTTCGGCTGGCTCGCGATCCGCGGTCTCCACACGTGGATCGGCGGCCGCTACGCGACCCGGCGCGCATTCCCGACTGAATGGATCACCCTGATCGCGGCCGTCGCGACGATCGCCCTGGCCGTCGGCGGCAGTCTCCTCGTCGGCGGCAGCGGGCCATGGACCGACTACGTCGGCGTCCTTCGGGCGGGCGCCTCGGCGCAGCTCGCCGTCGCCCTCAATATCGGTCCCGCGAGCCAGCTCGCCCTGCTCGCCGGCGATCCGTCGCTCGCGGCCCGCCTCGCGCCGGTGATCGGCGGGGGCGCTGTCCTTGTCATCTCGTTCGGGGCGTGGTTCGTTCCGCGGACCACCCTCTCCCTCGCGATCGCGACGGCCGCGTCGCTCGTCCTCCTGCCGATCACGTGGTTCCACTACCCGGTGGCGATCGTCCCGTTCGCGGCCGCCGCCTGGGTCGCGGCCCGCGGGACGCCGTCCGCCCGCCCGATCGGCCTCGTGCTCATCGCGGCGCTCGTCGGCGCCGGCGGCACGATCCTCGCGCCCGTCGCCCTGTGGATCGCGGTGGCGCTCGTCCTCGCGGGTGTCGCGCTCGCCCCCACATCCAGCGTACGGCGCCGTCTGGCGAGCTGA
- a CDS encoding glycosyltransferase family 2 protein gives MEARSLTIVLPAYQEATRIGPALDELFGYLHRRGENARDGAPGAARLPPLVTVLVVDDGSTDGTAGIVASRPEAIGADASLPELALLRVPHAGKGAAVRAGMLAVTSDLAVFADADMATPPDQLPLLVQALADQDVALGSRIQPDGTDMRGSQPLYRRLLGRAFHAFASVWVVGDVQDTQCGFKGFTREAADALFADQRITSIVFDVELIYLARRRGLRIATVPIRWADRRGSRMRARPGLALRVAWDLLRIPFLHRRTSRGQARSRSEREP, from the coding sequence ATGGAAGCCCGGTCGCTCACGATCGTCCTGCCGGCGTACCAGGAGGCGACCCGGATCGGTCCGGCGCTCGACGAGCTGTTCGGGTATCTCCATCGGCGCGGCGAGAACGCTCGTGACGGCGCACCCGGAGCGGCGCGCCTGCCGCCCCTCGTGACGGTCCTCGTCGTGGATGACGGAAGCACGGACGGGACGGCGGGGATCGTCGCATCGCGCCCGGAGGCCATCGGGGCCGACGCGTCCCTGCCCGAGCTCGCGCTCCTCCGGGTGCCGCACGCAGGCAAGGGCGCGGCCGTGCGGGCGGGGATGCTCGCGGTCACCTCGGACCTGGCCGTCTTCGCCGACGCGGACATGGCGACGCCGCCGGACCAGCTGCCCCTCCTCGTCCAGGCGCTCGCAGATCAGGATGTGGCGCTCGGCAGCCGGATCCAGCCGGACGGAACGGACATGCGGGGAAGCCAGCCGCTGTACCGCCGACTCCTCGGGCGGGCGTTCCACGCCTTCGCGTCCGTGTGGGTGGTCGGGGACGTGCAGGACACGCAGTGCGGGTTCAAGGGCTTCACGAGGGAGGCCGCGGACGCGCTGTTCGCAGACCAGCGGATCACGAGCATCGTCTTCGACGTCGAGCTCATCTACCTCGCCCGGCGGCGCGGACTGCGGATCGCCACCGTCCCGATCCGCTGGGCGGACCGACGCGGATCCCGGATGAGGGCGCGACCGGGTCTCGCGCTCCGCGTCGCGTGGGACCTGCTCCGCATCCCGTTCCTCCACCGACGGACGAGCCGGGGTCAGGCGAGGTCCCGGTCAGAACGCGAGCCATGA
- a CDS encoding DUF2029 domain-containing protein → MTAAPLASDARPGRAARLGRAVLPVLAILIFVAATVAIAWAARDTLGYDYQAYVRAAERLVAGQALYDPNVNVAGPFAIFLYPPPFALAMVPFSWLPAGTGPAVWTAVLAIAYVLGVAILPVRRDVRWVTLLLAGICWPFLYSIKLGQVGPLLFLAFAAGWRWRDRPGILGAAIAIGALIKVQPAILFGWALATGRRRAVVIGVVILVGASLVATAIAGSGVWLDYVAILGRVSSPVTTPHNYTPGALAYGAGASLAVATAIQWGWVALAVAIVLGAWWRADAETGYVTTAIASQVISPLLWEHYAMLLLLPTALLLERRQWWAVALPLLPWLGPPAYPIVFLAGLIGPILTAPRRGT, encoded by the coding sequence ATGACGGCGGCTCCCCTGGCGAGCGACGCACGGCCCGGGAGGGCGGCGCGGCTCGGCCGGGCGGTGCTCCCGGTCCTCGCGATCCTCATCTTCGTGGCCGCCACGGTGGCGATCGCCTGGGCGGCCCGGGACACGCTCGGCTACGACTACCAGGCGTACGTCCGCGCGGCAGAGCGCCTTGTCGCCGGCCAGGCGCTCTACGACCCGAACGTGAACGTGGCGGGCCCATTCGCGATCTTCCTGTACCCGCCACCGTTCGCCTTGGCGATGGTCCCGTTCTCGTGGCTCCCCGCAGGCACCGGACCCGCCGTGTGGACTGCCGTCCTCGCCATCGCGTACGTCCTCGGCGTGGCGATCCTCCCGGTGCGGCGGGATGTCCGCTGGGTGACCCTCCTCCTCGCCGGGATCTGCTGGCCGTTCCTCTATTCGATCAAGCTCGGCCAGGTCGGTCCGCTCCTGTTCCTCGCCTTCGCGGCCGGCTGGCGATGGCGCGATCGGCCGGGGATCCTCGGAGCGGCCATCGCGATCGGCGCGCTCATCAAGGTCCAGCCGGCGATCCTCTTCGGCTGGGCGCTCGCGACCGGTCGGCGGCGGGCGGTCGTCATCGGTGTGGTGATCCTCGTGGGAGCGTCGCTCGTCGCGACGGCGATCGCAGGGTCGGGGGTGTGGTTGGACTACGTCGCGATCCTCGGCCGGGTGAGCTCGCCCGTGACGACCCCGCACAACTACACGCCCGGCGCGCTCGCGTACGGTGCCGGCGCGAGCCTCGCCGTCGCCACCGCGATCCAGTGGGGCTGGGTCGCCCTCGCGGTCGCGATCGTGCTCGGGGCCTGGTGGCGGGCGGACGCGGAGACGGGATACGTGACGACGGCGATCGCCAGTCAGGTCATCTCGCCGCTCCTCTGGGAGCACTACGCGATGCTGCTGCTCCTCCCGACGGCGCTCCTCCTCGAGCGGCGACAGTGGTGGGCTGTCGCGCTTCCGCTGCTCCCGTGGCTCGGGCCGCCCGCGTATCCGATCGTCTTCCTGGCCGGCCTCATCGGTCCGATCCTCACCGCGCCGCGGAGGGGCACGTAG
- a CDS encoding GNAT family N-acetyltransferase, with the protein MPTDHPLVVRRVAFDDIPRATWDALVDRTPAATPFSRWAFHRAWWDAYGANAHDETLVVEAPGVRPSESRADPDALPVAIVPLMHRHEVEPTDAATHSTLRHGGEQRLTAVPPTAKAIFFGASYHADYATVLTAPTDLPAVSQALVAHLAATPTRDDLHPDPWDVVDLRRLRCGDPAADELTAAFRAAAPGEGWNVILEREDVCPIVKIEPGHDFEGYLDTLEKKARHEIRRKIRRAEAAGDVRLSESDDALAELDAFIDLHQRRWGADGLFPPTPGGDASRLFIRRLFEEFGPGGAIRLTFLTVNGRRIGAGIHFDDGESIGYYNAGVDPDARELSPGVILLARHLAAAIAAGRTRFDFLRGDEPYKYEWGAVDEPIQRILVTRTAR; encoded by the coding sequence ATGCCGACCGACCACCCCCTTGTCGTCCGGCGCGTTGCGTTCGACGACATCCCGAGGGCGACGTGGGACGCGCTCGTGGATCGCACCCCCGCCGCGACCCCGTTCAGCCGCTGGGCGTTCCATCGAGCGTGGTGGGACGCCTACGGCGCGAACGCCCACGACGAGACGCTGGTCGTCGAGGCTCCCGGCGTTCGCCCGAGCGAGTCCCGCGCGGACCCCGACGCCCTTCCAGTGGCGATCGTCCCGCTCATGCACCGCCACGAGGTGGAGCCCACGGATGCGGCGACGCATTCGACTCTCCGCCACGGCGGCGAGCAGCGGCTCACCGCGGTCCCGCCCACCGCGAAGGCGATCTTCTTCGGGGCGAGCTATCACGCCGACTACGCGACGGTCCTCACCGCGCCCACGGATCTCCCCGCCGTCTCCCAAGCGCTCGTCGCCCACCTCGCGGCGACGCCGACCCGGGACGACCTCCATCCGGACCCGTGGGATGTCGTCGACCTGCGGCGTCTTCGCTGCGGCGACCCCGCGGCGGACGAGCTCACCGCCGCCTTTCGCGCGGCGGCACCCGGCGAGGGCTGGAACGTCATCCTCGAACGCGAGGATGTCTGCCCGATCGTGAAGATCGAGCCAGGCCACGACTTCGAGGGCTATCTCGACACGCTCGAGAAGAAGGCCCGCCACGAGATCCGTCGGAAGATCCGCCGGGCCGAGGCCGCCGGCGATGTCCGCCTCTCCGAATCGGACGACGCCCTCGCCGAACTGGATGCCTTCATCGACCTTCACCAGCGCCGCTGGGGCGCCGATGGCCTCTTCCCGCCGACCCCCGGCGGCGACGCCAGCCGGCTCTTCATCCGGCGGCTCTTCGAGGAGTTCGGGCCCGGCGGGGCGATCCGCCTGACATTCCTCACCGTGAACGGCCGTCGGATCGGCGCGGGGATCCACTTCGACGACGGCGAGTCCATCGGCTACTACAACGCCGGCGTGGACCCGGACGCGCGCGAGCTCTCGCCCGGCGTCATCCTGCTCGCCCGCCACCTCGCCGCGGCGATCGCCGCCGGCCGTACCCGCTTCGACTTCCTCCGCGGCGACGAGCCCTACAAGTACGAGTGGGGCGCGGTGGACGAGCCGATCCAGCGCATCCTCGTCACGCGGACGGCCCGCTGA
- a CDS encoding glycosyltransferase, giving the protein MSAPAGDDPCLEPVIRLPLPDDRRIRIVEVLATGTNGGAQEHLYGLLSRLDRDRYDVSVVSLSAGSAARKIARLGIPVTIVDDPEDGAAVADLTAHLGEIRPDVVHNHMFRAEVLGTRAALALERSVGLRPYVVSTVHSSRVRSIEDRELLRALTPSMDRLIAVSRAIVAKIADERCCATPVSLIYNGVDLDRYDHQEAPSALSEEYGLEPGAPVVGVVARLEPEKGHPTLLEAWLSILRSCPDAYLLVVGEGSGREALEAQARELRIAHRVVFTGRRDDIPAVTAALDVAVLPSYREAQGLTILEAMALSRPVVASNVGGIPEMVEDGVTGLLVPPRDAGALAAAIVRLLRDHPLADTLARAGHDLVHDRFCIQLMVNATESIYEAGAAAVRLSEAVAV; this is encoded by the coding sequence ATGAGCGCACCTGCCGGCGACGACCCCTGCCTCGAGCCGGTGATCCGGTTGCCACTTCCGGACGACCGCCGCATCCGCATCGTCGAGGTCCTCGCGACCGGGACGAACGGCGGCGCCCAGGAACACCTGTACGGCCTCCTCTCGCGCCTCGATCGCGACCGCTATGACGTGAGCGTCGTCTCGCTCTCCGCCGGGAGCGCGGCCCGGAAGATCGCCCGGCTCGGCATCCCGGTGACGATCGTCGACGATCCGGAGGACGGCGCCGCCGTGGCGGACCTCACCGCCCACCTCGGGGAGATCCGTCCCGATGTCGTCCACAACCACATGTTCCGGGCGGAGGTCCTGGGCACGCGCGCGGCGCTTGCGCTCGAGCGGTCCGTTGGGCTCCGGCCGTATGTCGTTTCGACCGTTCACTCGTCGCGGGTCCGCTCGATCGAGGATCGGGAGCTCCTGCGGGCGCTGACGCCGTCCATGGACCGCCTCATCGCGGTCTCGCGGGCGATCGTGGCCAAGATCGCGGACGAGCGCTGCTGTGCGACCCCCGTGAGCCTCATCTACAACGGCGTCGACCTCGATCGATACGACCATCAGGAGGCGCCCTCCGCGCTGTCCGAGGAGTACGGCCTGGAACCCGGGGCGCCGGTCGTCGGCGTCGTCGCCCGGCTTGAACCGGAGAAGGGCCACCCGACGCTCCTCGAGGCTTGGCTGTCCATCCTCCGGTCGTGCCCGGACGCCTACCTCCTCGTCGTCGGCGAGGGAAGCGGGCGGGAGGCCCTCGAGGCCCAGGCCCGCGAGCTGCGGATCGCCCATCGGGTCGTCTTCACCGGCCGTCGCGACGACATCCCGGCGGTCACCGCCGCCCTTGACGTCGCGGTCCTGCCCTCCTATCGCGAGGCGCAGGGACTGACGATCCTCGAGGCGATGGCGCTCTCGCGCCCGGTCGTCGCGTCCAACGTCGGCGGCATCCCCGAGATGGTGGAGGATGGCGTCACGGGGCTGCTCGTGCCGCCGCGCGATGCCGGTGCGCTCGCGGCGGCGATCGTCCGCCTCCTCCGCGATCACCCCCTCGCGGACACCCTTGCCCGGGCCGGTCACGACCTGGTCCACGATCGCTTCTGCATCCAGCTCATGGTGAATGCGACGGAATCGATCTACGAGGCGGGTGCCGCGGCCGTGCGCTTGAGCGAGGCCGTCGCGGTCTGA
- a CDS encoding helix-turn-helix domain-containing protein, protein MGVRQLLDTRTASVLLVLSERPEGATLSELAHLVSAPLSSLQRNIESLEDDGVVIRDRRSRPRYRLAADAPRDGIAQVAGWRLPQEAAEKLRQQAAAMSAASDPSVDSTRALRTALRDPGRAKELEDMARRLIWWQPARATLKEPARLIAQVMAVGSWEDMEFVESLFGEAAFRDVLGKASPGVFGPRAWAYWHARLGYKRTPPLPKRAVG, encoded by the coding sequence ATGGGTGTGAGGCAACTCCTCGACACGCGGACTGCGTCTGTCCTCCTCGTGCTGTCCGAGCGTCCGGAAGGCGCGACGCTGAGCGAGCTTGCCCATCTCGTCTCCGCCCCTCTCTCGAGCCTCCAACGCAACATCGAGTCTCTGGAGGACGACGGGGTCGTCATCCGCGATCGTCGGTCGCGGCCGCGCTACCGCCTCGCTGCCGACGCGCCGCGCGACGGCATCGCCCAGGTAGCCGGGTGGAGGCTGCCGCAGGAAGCGGCCGAGAAATTGCGCCAGCAGGCGGCTGCGATGAGCGCCGCGTCCGACCCGAGCGTCGACTCCACGAGGGCTCTGCGGACCGCGCTCCGAGATCCCGGCCGAGCCAAGGAATTGGAGGACATGGCGCGACGGCTGATCTGGTGGCAGCCGGCGAGAGCGACCTTGAAAGAGCCGGCGAGACTCATCGCCCAGGTCATGGCCGTCGGCAGTTGGGAGGACATGGAGTTCGTTGAGTCGCTCTTCGGTGAAGCGGCGTTTCGCGACGTGCTCGGCAAGGCGTCACCTGGAGTCTTCGGCCCTCGCGCATGGGCCTACTGGCACGCGCGGCTGGGCTACAAGCGGACGCCACCGCTGCCGAAGCGTGCGGTCGGGTGA
- a CDS encoding DUF2029 domain-containing protein: MNDSTRPAGHRDERLIGHRSWAARWVFVGCSIGLFVGIILYAILVLGYGPADGVTYLAAGERLNAGHPLYALSPGDRPIDIRPPYWTVPLLSPPLIAVIWRPLAALPAEAGLYIWWAACAVGIGSTIGLMLRARPVLMAVALFVFLVPFIYEIPTGNVNGLLLFALVAVWLLVREGHDRGAGVVLAVAAVLKLTPAILVIWLLVQRRWHAVAAFVIAAVALALLSLIGAGLQAHLDYLHVIGQTASVGSSQFSLAGVVRDLGVATEVARFVPLAIDIVGISAMWALRRGPEVAFSIAVFTMVWGSPVVNMDWLTLLLVAMAPGIWPLARSRPSPTRAPEPEMWAR, encoded by the coding sequence GTGAACGACTCTACTCGGCCTGCCGGGCACCGGGACGAGCGATTGATCGGACACCGCTCGTGGGCGGCGCGCTGGGTGTTCGTCGGCTGTTCGATCGGCCTCTTCGTCGGGATCATCCTCTACGCGATCCTCGTCCTTGGGTACGGTCCCGCCGATGGCGTCACCTACCTGGCGGCGGGCGAACGCTTGAACGCCGGACATCCGCTCTACGCCCTGTCGCCCGGCGATCGACCGATCGACATCCGACCCCCGTACTGGACCGTCCCGCTCCTGTCGCCGCCGCTGATCGCGGTGATCTGGAGACCGCTTGCGGCTCTTCCGGCCGAAGCCGGTCTATACATCTGGTGGGCGGCCTGCGCAGTGGGCATCGGTTCCACGATCGGCCTCATGCTCCGGGCGCGGCCGGTTCTGATGGCGGTTGCACTTTTCGTCTTTCTCGTCCCGTTCATCTACGAGATCCCGACCGGAAATGTGAACGGGCTGCTCCTCTTCGCACTTGTCGCCGTGTGGCTCCTCGTCCGCGAGGGCCACGATCGAGGCGCGGGTGTAGTGCTGGCGGTCGCGGCGGTCCTCAAGCTGACGCCGGCGATCCTCGTCATCTGGCTCCTCGTCCAGCGTCGCTGGCATGCCGTTGCCGCGTTCGTCATTGCGGCGGTCGCGCTCGCTCTGCTCAGTCTCATCGGAGCAGGCCTGCAGGCGCATCTCGACTACCTGCATGTGATCGGTCAGACGGCTTCAGTGGGTTCATCGCAATTCAGTCTGGCCGGGGTCGTGCGCGACCTCGGCGTCGCGACGGAGGTTGCGCGTTTCGTCCCGCTCGCCATCGACATCGTCGGGATCTCGGCGATGTGGGCGCTGCGCCGCGGGCCGGAGGTCGCCTTCTCGATCGCGGTCTTCACCATGGTCTGGGGTTCGCCGGTGGTGAACATGGACTGGCTGACCCTACTGCTCGTGGCGATGGCCCCAGGAATATGGCCTCTTGCGCGCTCCCGACCATCCCCGACCCGTGCACCGGAACCAGAAATGTGGGCCCGTTGA
- a CDS encoding glycosyltransferase family 2 protein, whose translation MHTTEPLVAVVIPALNEKGKIGRVLDKMPRDGRFEAIVVDDGSTDGTGDEAREHGAALVIRHEVRGGVGAAIRDGFRAGIGRERPYLALLSGDDQHEPAELVGALDRLLASNADYVQGSRWIRGGRVEGDSGGRGFGTRVYSAVFSVLAFRRITDATNGFRIFRSSILADPAIDIGQSWLDSYDLEPYVLYKAIRRGYRVIEYPCTVVYHAKEGYTHMRGLRDWWRLFRPAILLRFGVKR comes from the coding sequence TTGCATACAACCGAGCCGCTCGTCGCCGTCGTCATCCCCGCCCTCAACGAGAAGGGGAAGATCGGCCGTGTCCTCGACAAGATGCCGCGCGATGGCCGCTTCGAGGCGATCGTCGTGGATGACGGTTCCACGGACGGGACCGGCGACGAAGCGAGAGAGCACGGTGCGGCGCTCGTCATCCGGCATGAGGTTCGCGGCGGTGTGGGGGCTGCCATCCGGGACGGCTTCCGCGCGGGCATCGGTCGCGAGCGGCCATACCTCGCCCTCCTCTCGGGCGACGATCAGCACGAACCGGCGGAGCTCGTCGGCGCGCTCGATCGCCTGCTCGCGTCGAACGCGGACTACGTCCAGGGATCGCGCTGGATCCGCGGCGGCCGGGTGGAGGGCGACAGTGGCGGGCGCGGCTTCGGCACCCGCGTCTACTCGGCCGTCTTCAGCGTCCTCGCCTTCCGGCGGATCACGGACGCCACGAACGGCTTCCGGATCTTCCGCTCATCGATCCTCGCCGATCCGGCGATCGACATCGGCCAGTCGTGGCTGGACAGCTACGATCTGGAGCCGTACGTCCTGTACAAGGCCATCCGGCGGGGCTATCGGGTCATCGAATACCCGTGCACCGTCGTCTATCACGCCAAGGAGGGCTACACGCACATGCGCGGTCTGCGCGACTGGTGGCGGCTGTTCCGCCCGGCGATCCTCCTCCGATTCGGGGTGAAGCGATGA
- a CDS encoding NAD-dependent epimerase/dehydratase family protein — protein sequence MMNPERSFGGRRILVTGGAGFVGGAVARRLVDAGAKVTVLDDLFTGQAETVPAAAQFVHGSVTDVALVNELVAANSLVFHLAARNIIASTKNPRDDFETNIGGTLNVLLAARESRVERVVYSSSTSVYGNPRSIPINEDDLIVPLSPYAVSKLGGESYCQAFYESYSLPMAVVRYSNIFGVGQRPDNPYCGVVSKFLTNAFAGEPLSIHGDGLQTRDFTYIDDAVEATLLAAIHPRAEGEIFNVGTGIETSIVELARMIGLATGREVTIQTIDRRDIDNIRRRVVNIEKARRMLHWVPQIRMQRGLDLTAEWFQAAGFAASTDGAPPAAQS from the coding sequence ATGATGAACCCGGAGCGGTCCTTCGGCGGCCGGCGGATCCTCGTGACAGGCGGCGCAGGATTCGTCGGTGGCGCGGTCGCCCGCCGTCTCGTCGATGCCGGGGCGAAGGTGACCGTCCTCGACGATCTCTTCACCGGCCAGGCGGAGACGGTCCCGGCGGCGGCACAGTTCGTCCACGGCTCCGTGACGGACGTCGCGCTCGTCAACGAGCTCGTGGCGGCGAACTCGCTCGTCTTCCATCTCGCCGCCCGGAACATCATCGCCAGCACGAAGAACCCCCGGGACGACTTCGAGACGAACATCGGCGGAACGCTCAATGTCCTGCTCGCCGCCCGGGAATCGCGGGTGGAGCGCGTTGTGTACAGCTCGTCCACCTCCGTCTACGGCAACCCGCGGAGCATCCCCATCAACGAGGACGACCTCATCGTCCCGCTCAGCCCGTATGCCGTCAGCAAGCTCGGCGGCGAGAGCTACTGCCAGGCGTTCTACGAGAGCTACAGCCTCCCGATGGCCGTCGTCCGCTACTCGAACATCTTCGGGGTGGGTCAGCGGCCGGACAATCCGTATTGCGGTGTCGTCAGCAAGTTCCTCACGAACGCCTTCGCCGGCGAGCCGCTCTCCATCCACGGTGACGGGCTCCAGACCCGCGACTTCACCTACATCGACGATGCGGTGGAGGCGACCCTTCTCGCCGCCATCCATCCCCGCGCCGAGGGCGAGATCTTCAACGTCGGGACGGGCATCGAGACCTCCATCGTCGAGCTCGCCCGGATGATCGGCCTCGCGACCGGCCGCGAGGTCACGATCCAGACGATCGACCGCCGCGACATCGACAACATCCGCCGCCGGGTCGTCAACATCGAGAAGGCCCGCCGGATGCTCCACTGGGTCCCGCAGATCCGGATGCAGCGGGGTCTCGATCTCACCGCCGAGTGGTTCCAGGCCGCGGGGTTCGCGGCGAGCACGGACGGGGCGCCCCCTGCGGCCCAGTCGTAG